A genomic stretch from Spirochaetaceae bacterium includes:
- a CDS encoding BsaWI family type II restriction enzyme, whose amino-acid sequence MNKYTLTAEETLQLKNIQNAYYMQPSLALCDEFLVENGVKLAFNQLYNFLQLAFPKVQIILEERKKAGLINDISQTQKSIVGKSFSNLIEYVFLKNKEAGNIEPHILITSKSTAVKKFGEDFTIYVDGEQQKPDCDLVIYNSVTNKFIILSLKTSLRERAGQTYKWKLLLEIAHSSSDIKAKYDIEYKGKNIPLVCFATVNFYNEINNPQQRGMFKFFDKAFIAKEVEHGDFIADFSTLPTFIKENL is encoded by the coding sequence ATGAATAAATACACTCTAACTGCAGAAGAAACTTTACAACTAAAAAATATTCAAAATGCTTATTACATGCAGCCATCATTGGCTTTATGTGATGAATTTTTAGTTGAAAATGGTGTTAAATTAGCCTTTAATCAACTTTATAATTTTTTGCAGTTAGCTTTTCCTAAGGTGCAAATTATTTTAGAGGAACGCAAAAAAGCAGGTTTAATTAATGATATATCGCAAACGCAAAAATCAATCGTAGGTAAAAGTTTCTCTAACTTAATAGAATATGTCTTTTTAAAAAATAAAGAGGCAGGAAATATTGAACCACATATTTTAATTACCAGTAAAAGCACAGCTGTTAAAAAATTTGGTGAAGACTTTACTATTTATGTTGATGGTGAGCAGCAAAAACCAGACTGTGATTTGGTTATTTATAATAGTGTTACTAACAAATTTATTATTTTATCACTTAAAACCTCTCTTCGTGAAAGGGCTGGGCAAACCTACAAGTGGAAGTTATTATTAGAAATTGCCCACTCTTCCAGCGATATTAAGGCCAAGTACGATATTGAATATAAGGGGAAAAATATCCCTCTAGTCTGTTTTGCTACGGTTAATTTTTATAATGAAATTAATAACCCACAACAACGCGGAATGTTTAAGTTTTTTGATAAAGCCTTTATAGCCAAAGAGGTGGAACATGGCGATTTTATTGCCGATTTTTCTACCTTGCCTACATTCATTAAGGAAAACTTATAA
- a CDS encoding modification methylase: MYKVIRNKELDFLGQSYSTVSPNLHKYPATMLPQIGNYLLNELNANKGSMLDPYCGSGSSFVSGLQADFERLVGYDLNPLAIHICQSKFTKINLNELKQQIIKLREAVYEALKKDSLSLLDNESDKITNFTYWFSAEVARDLRLIKYFINFIKKEGSKKFISLAFAETVRECSYTRSNEFKMYRIKEEQTLLFNPDVYGLFFAKLERNLAIYQSCYYPLLTEKRELNFHNNVFHNSNKKYDVVLTSPPYGDSKTTVAYGQFSLFANAWAGIERANSLDNNLMGGKRAKTLFENSLINTQLWQINEQDDKRALEISSFYYDLDSSIREVAKAVKLGGYAIYVVGNRLIKGITLATDQFIAERFERYGFKHLITYQRLLSNKRMPVQNSPSNVKGIKANTMLYEYAVVCTAVGNKS; the protein is encoded by the coding sequence ATGTATAAGGTTATTCGTAATAAAGAACTTGATTTTTTAGGTCAATCATACTCTACGGTTTCTCCCAATTTACATAAATACCCTGCCACTATGTTACCACAAATTGGTAACTATTTGCTTAATGAACTTAACGCCAACAAGGGAAGTATGCTCGACCCTTATTGTGGTAGCGGCAGCTCTTTTGTGAGCGGCTTACAAGCAGATTTTGAGAGACTAGTTGGTTATGATTTAAATCCGCTCGCTATTCATATTTGCCAGAGTAAGTTCACTAAAATTAATTTAAATGAATTAAAGCAACAAATTATCAAGTTAAGAGAAGCTGTTTATGAAGCTTTAAAAAAAGATAGTTTATCTTTACTGGATAATGAAAGTGATAAAATAACGAATTTTACTTATTGGTTTTCGGCAGAAGTAGCGAGAGATTTACGTTTAATAAAATATTTTATAAATTTTATAAAAAAAGAGGGTAGTAAGAAATTTATCTCACTTGCTTTTGCCGAAACTGTACGCGAATGTTCTTATACACGCAGTAACGAATTTAAAATGTATCGTATTAAAGAGGAGCAGACTTTACTCTTTAATCCCGATGTTTATGGCTTATTTTTTGCTAAATTAGAGCGTAATTTAGCTATTTATCAAAGTTGTTATTACCCATTATTGACGGAAAAGAGAGAGCTAAATTTTCATAATAATGTTTTTCATAACAGCAATAAAAAATATGATGTGGTTCTAACCAGTCCACCTTATGGTGATAGTAAAACCACTGTAGCCTATGGCCAGTTTTCCTTATTTGCCAATGCATGGGCTGGTATAGAGAGAGCTAATAGCTTAGATAATAATTTAATGGGTGGTAAAAGAGCAAAAACTTTATTTGAAAATAGTTTAATTAATACTCAACTTTGGCAAATTAATGAACAAGATGATAAACGGGCATTGGAGATTTCAAGCTTTTATTATGACCTTGATAGCTCTATTCGGGAAGTTGCTAAGGCCGTAAAGTTAGGAGGGTATGCCATTTATGTAGTGGGTAATAGATTAATTAAAGGGATAACTTTAGCTACAGACCAATTTATTGCCGAGCGTTTTGAACGATATGGTTTTAAACATTTAATAACCTATCAAAGATTGCTTAGTAATAAACGTATGCCCGTACAAAATTCACCTAGTAATGTTAAAGGTATTAAGGCTAATACGATGCTTTATGAGTATGCTGTTGTTTGTACGGCTGTAGGTAATAAAAGTTAA
- the rpmE gene encoding 50S ribosomal protein L31 encodes MKKNLHPNYIDATVTCVCGNSFNTRSTRGNLNVEICSACHPFFTGKHKLVDTAGRIDKFNKRYGVKNT; translated from the coding sequence ATGAAAAAAAACCTACACCCTAATTACATTGACGCTACCGTAACCTGCGTTTGCGGTAACAGCTTTAACACCCGCTCTACACGCGGTAACCTTAATGTAGAAATTTGTTCGGCCTGCCACCCATTTTTTACCGGTAAACATAAATTGGTAGATACCGCCGGCCGTATCGATAAATTTAATAAGCGTTATGGCGTAAAAAACACCTAA